The Prionailurus bengalensis isolate Pbe53 chromosome E4, Fcat_Pben_1.1_paternal_pri, whole genome shotgun sequence region gacctgagcaaacatttttctaaagaagacatacagatggctaacagacacataaaaagatactcaacatcactaatcgtcaaggaattgcaaatcaaaaacaccacgagagatcacctcacaccaaAGCGGCTAATaccaaaaaggcaagaaataacaagtgttggcaaggatgtggaggaaagagaaCCTCCAtgcactgccggtgggaatgcgAACAGGTGCAACCACTtcggaaaacagtatgaaggttcctcaataaaaacagaaatatcacaCATTTGGGAATCTaaccagaaaaaatgaaaacactaatttaaaaagatacttacACTCCTATgctcattacagcattatttacaaaagtccagatatggaagcaacttgtGTCTATTGGTAGACAAATCAACAAAGgaaatgtggtatgtatgtgtatatatacatacacacacacacacatatatatatgtatgtatatatacacatgcactgTCTATTCTATGTATACTCTAATTCtatgtaatgaaatattaatcagccataaaaaaagaccAAGATCCTGCCAAgtaaaatattcagagaaaagcaaatgccatttgatttcacttatatgtggaatccaaaacaaaacaaaccccacaaatgaacaacagaaatagactcaaatacagagaactcgTGGTTGCCAGAGCAGAGGAAGGTTGGAGGGTGGGCAAATTAGgtaggggattaagaagtacaaacttccagttataaaacaaataagtcacagGCATGCAAAGTAccgcatagggaatatagtcagtaatattgtaatcaTGTTGCATGGTGATGTGATAACTACACTCGTGGTAAGCACTATgcaattgtcaaatcactatgttgtgcacccaAAATTAAtctaatattgtatgtcaactatactttaaacacaaaacacaaataacccaattaaaaataatttttaaaattataaaaactttttgaaaagataaaaaaggatcCCGACCTAACTGGAGTTGCCCCAAATCCCTGATGTAGAAAGGGCACACCATAATAGAAGGCTTCTGCACAAccaaggaaatcatcaacaaaacaaaatggggagaagaaaggGCACCTTCTGGAGTAAGGGTGAGCTTTCTCTCACCCATCCTCTCCTGGGGCCACCATTCCTTTCAAAGTCAGGCATCATTCCTACCCTTTCATGAATCTTCCCCTGACTCCCTCAGTAGGTAAGGGATTTCATTCTCCTCTAAACTCCTGACTCCTAATTAAAGACAACTAATGTGCTGCGAAATTGGGTACCATCTTGAGTCATCTTTTGTACTGAGCTTACTTACTTCTGTGTTTGCCTTAATAGGGACGTTTGGCCAGATGAGGGCAGATAGAGAAGAGCTGGGATTAAAATCCCAGGCTCTGATCCTTTCTAGCTGGGTAGCTCTCCCTCTCTAGCTGAAAACCTTCCCACGTGGCTCCATGAAGACTTGATTTGGTCAGAAAAGCCACTGTTTGAGTTAAGACATTGAACCTACAACAGCTGAAGAGCTCTGATGGCCGATGCCTGCTTAGGAGGCAGGCCTCGAAGCCACAGGCTCCGCAGTATACCCCGACCCCGTTGCACACCAGATAGCAGAACCCCTCTTTCCTAGAGGACGGGGGACCCGCAGCAGGCTGAGGCACCAGCCTTACAAAACCCTCAGCTGGGGTTCTAGGCCCTCGCCCCTAATAAAACTAGAGAAAGCAGCAGCGCGGAGCATGGGAAGGAGCGAAGTGGGGGATGAGAAGGGAGGAAGGCTCTCGGGCACCCGCCACCTGTTGCAACCTGACATCAGACTCCccctggggggcagagggggtcTCCCAGCCCCGAGGCCTTGTCCTCGGAGGATCCAGCTGTGAAGCCCCCTCCGCCAGGTCCCCGTCTTTCCCCTGGGGCCAACCCCAAATCCTCGGCCTCTACCCCCaggagcctgcccctcccactccaccccctcctcccccaccttcctgccCACGCATTTGCCTGGGTCGAGGgtggcaggaagggaggtgctggGCACCGGCCGTGAAGAGCaaccccccacctctccctgggaGAGCCCGCACCCAGGCTGCGTCCGGCACAGGCCCGACGGCCCCCGCCATGCACCCCACCgggcccaggagccccagccccgAGACGGCGTCCTGGGACTACTCGGGGTCCGGCGCCCTGGAGGAGCTGGAGCCGTGCCTGGCCCCGGACCTGCCCTACGGCTACGCCTACATCCCCGCGCTCTACCTGGCGGCCTTCGTGGTAGGCCTGCTGGGCAACGCCTTCGTGGTGTGGCTGCTGGCCGCGCGGCCTGGCCCGCGGCGCCTCGTGGACACCTTCGTGCTGCACCTGGCCGCCGCCGACCTGGGCTTCGTGCTCACGCTGCCGCTGTGGGCGACGGCGGCGGCGAGCGGCGGCCGCTGGCCCTTCGGCGAGGGCCTCTGCAAGCTCAGCGGCTTCGCGCTGGCCGGCACGCGCTGCGCAGGCGCGCTGCTGCTGGCGGGCCTGAGCGTGGACCGCTACCTGGCGGTGGTGAAGCTGCTCGACGCGCGGCCCCTGCGCACCCCGCGCTGCGCGCTGGCCGTCTGCTGCGGCGTGTGGGCCGTGGCGCTCCTGGCCGGCCTGCCCTCCCTGGCCTACCGGGGGCTGCAGCCCCTCCCCGGCGGCGGGGGCAGCCAGTGCGGGGAGGAGCCCTCCGACGCCTTCCAGGGCCTGAGCCTGCTGGTGCTGCTGCTCACCTGCGTGCTGCCCCTGGGCGTCACCCTGGTCTGCTACTGCCGCATCTCCTGCCGCCTGCGCCGGCCGCCGCACCTGGGCCGGGCCCGGAGGAACTCGCTGCGCATCATCTTCGCCGTCGAGAGCGCGTTCGTGGGCTCCTGGCTGCCCTTCGGCGCCCTGCGGGCCGTCTTCCACCTGGCGCGCCTGGGGGCGGTGCCGCTGCCCTGCGGCCTGCTGCTGGCGCTGCGCTGGGGCCTCAGCATCGCCACCTGCCTGGCCTTCGTCAACAGCTGCGCCAACCCGCTCATCTACCTGCTGCTGGACCGTTCGTTCCGCGCCCGGGCCTGGCGCGGAGTCTGCTTGCGCGCCGACCGCCCGGCGCGCAGGGGCAGCTCCGTGTCCTCGCTCTGCAGGGACGACAGCTCAGTGTTCCGGAGTCCGGCCGGCAGCTGGGAGCGAGCCCGGCCGGCGAACGCTGGCTCGGCAGTGCCGTAGCCGCCCCGGCCCGGTGGAGGTGGCGGCCCCGGAGCCCGCGGGGGGACGAGACCCGCGGGAgtgcgtggggggtgggggtggtgccgGCTTCCCCAGACATGCCTTCTCTGCTGGCTGCGGGCCGCCCCAGCCGGCGCTGCCTGGACTCCCAGGGTCTCCTTCATTAGCTTTCTCAGAACCTCAGCGCCTTTTGAACTctctcccacccccgcccccaaaccaGTCTGCTGAGACCAGCTGTTCTCTCAGCCCAGTgcgcgtgggggcgggggggcataATTTTCTCCAGTCCAGTAAAGGTCCTATGAGACCGTGCAGACAGCGATCTGGACACCCACATACATGTTCTCCAAGTAGAAGAAGAAGTGGGTTTCCTCCTCTGCCCCATCGGGAATAACACTGGCCAGAATACCAAACCCAGACTCCCCCAAGAGTGACTGTTGTCTCCGGCTATGCTTTCTCTGAACCCCTACAAACAGCTACTACCTTCTGAGAAATACCTTCTCGAAGTCAGACTCTCTGGCCCTCTCATTCTCCAAAATTTCTATAGAATATGGGAATCGACAGCCCTTTCGTACTTAGTCATCTTTGTAGCTGTCTTTGCTGTATCATTAGTCACTATCAGTTCAGACTTTCATTTTCAAAGCTCGCCAAAGCCATGGGAACCAGCCCCAGCGTGAGCTGCCCAGTTTATCCCTCCGGACAATTTCCCTACATGTGCTTGGCCTGCCCTGGTTTTGTATCTTCTCCCCATTCCCACGAAGCTGAAGGACTCACCCTGGAAAGTATCTCGGCCCTTCCCTCTGGACAGAAGATTCTGAAATCGTTCACCAGAGTCTCTGTCACTTGGCCAGGGACACCAGAATCTCTTGCATCAGTTCACCTTTCTCAATAAACACTGTTGCTAGCCTGAATCTGACAACCGTGTCTTTTTTTACTTGAGCAATGGGAGTGAAATGAGAATCGGGAGGCAAATCCAATACTGCGCCAGACAAAATTCAAGCCAGTAGCTGAGGCTGCCCTCAGGATGATCAGAATTTGGTGTGAGGTCAAAGACCTGTGCCACCTGTGGGTGCAGTAATCCTACAGAAAGGCAGCAAATCATTTACTGttactatttcaattttttttttaatgtttgcatttatttatttttgagagacagcacaagagggggaggggcagagagagacggagacacagaatccaaagcaggatccaggctccgagctgtcagcacagagcccgacgtggggctcgaactcacaaactgggagatcatgacctgagccgaagtcagacgctcagcgggctgagccacccaggtgcccat contains the following coding sequences:
- the GPR25 gene encoding probable G-protein coupled receptor 25 codes for the protein MHPTGPRSPSPETASWDYSGSGALEELEPCLAPDLPYGYAYIPALYLAAFVVGLLGNAFVVWLLAARPGPRRLVDTFVLHLAAADLGFVLTLPLWATAAASGGRWPFGEGLCKLSGFALAGTRCAGALLLAGLSVDRYLAVVKLLDARPLRTPRCALAVCCGVWAVALLAGLPSLAYRGLQPLPGGGGSQCGEEPSDAFQGLSLLVLLLTCVLPLGVTLVCYCRISCRLRRPPHLGRARRNSLRIIFAVESAFVGSWLPFGALRAVFHLARLGAVPLPCGLLLALRWGLSIATCLAFVNSCANPLIYLLLDRSFRARAWRGVCLRADRPARRGSSVSSLCRDDSSVFRSPAGSWERARPANAGSAVP